Genomic DNA from Oryzomonas sagensis:
CCCTTCCTTCTTCAGAAGATTGAATAATTCACTCTCCTTTTTTTCCATCCTGGCCGCTTCGGCCTCGCCGCTCCGTTCGTGGTCATAGCCGCGCAGGTGCAGGATGCCGTGCAGCAGCAGAAAGCAGATCCGATCGAAGGTTTCCATCTCACCCTCCTCGGCCTCCCGGGCAGCGGTGTCGGCCGAGATGACTACATCTCCCAGGGCATGGGGCGCGATGCCGGCGTATTCCCCCTCCTGGAGGGAGAAGGAGATGACGTTGGTGGGACGGTCCTTCGCCAGGTATTCCCGGTTGATGATGCGGATGGCGCGGTCGCCGACGATGGAGACGGACAACTCGGTCTCGTCAGAACATGCCAAGGCGCTTAAGATCCTCTCCGCCACCTTTCTTAGGCGGGTCGCCATGATCCGGTGTCGTCTCTGGCGGTTGTTCAACTGTATCAGCACTTGCTTGGTCTCCGTTTCCCGGCTTGCCGTGCTCGCCGGAGCTGGTTTTATGCTCGGCCTTCTTTTGGCCGCTGTTTCCACCCTTGTAGACCGGTTC
This window encodes:
- the ybeY gene encoding rRNA maturation RNase YbeY, whose protein sequence is MATRLRKVAERILSALACSDETELSVSIVGDRAIRIINREYLAKDRPTNVISFSLQEGEYAGIAPHALGDVVISADTAAREAEEGEMETFDRICFLLLHGILHLRGYDHERSGEAEAARMEKKESELFNLLKKEGFLNP